A genomic stretch from Astatotilapia calliptera chromosome 4, fAstCal1.2, whole genome shotgun sequence includes:
- the LOC113020244 gene encoding myosin heavy chain, fast skeletal muscle-like, protein MSTDAEMAQYGPAAIYLRKPEKERIEAQNRPFDARTACFVPEPKELYIKGVVQSREGGQVTVKTEADEIVTVKDEDCLPMNPPKYDKIEDMAMMTHLNEPSVLFNLKDRYAAWMIYTYSGLFCVTVNPYKWLPVYDPQVVAAYRGKKRMEAPPHIFSVSDNAYQNMLTDRENQSVLITGESGAGKTVNTKRVIQYFATIAVSGGDKKDHSAGKIQGTLEDQIISANPLLEAFGNAKTVRNDNSSRFGKFIRIHFGTTGKLSSADIETYLLEKSRVTFQLSEERSYHIFYQILTGHKPELIEMLLITTNPYDFPMISQGQISVASINDIEELVATDTAIDILGFSSEEKVSIYKLTGAVMHYGNMKFKQKQREEQAEPDGTEVADKVAFLMGLNSADLLKGLCYPRVKVGNEYVTKGQTVPQVANAVSALAKSVYEKMFLWMVIRINEMLDTKQPRQFFIGVLDIAGFEIFDFNSMEQLCINFTNEKLQQYFNHHMFVLEQEEYKKEGIDWEFIDFGMDLAACIELIEKPMGIFSILEEECMFPKASDASFKNKLYDQHLGKTSAFQKPKVVKGKPEAHFSLVHYAGSVDYNISGWLEKNKDPLNESVVQLYQKSSMKLLSYLYASFSSAEAESGGDAGGGKGGKKGGKKKGGSFQTVSAVFRENLGKLMTNLRSTHPHFVRCLIPNEIKKPGVMDNHLVIHQLRCNGVLEGIRICRKGFPSRILYADFKQRYRILNASAIPEGQFIDGKKASEKLLGSIDIDHTQYRFGTTKVFFKAGLLGTLEELRDEKLASLVTQTQALCRGYLMRKEYNNLIAQRDCIWILQYNLRSFMNVKHWPWMKLFFKIKPLLKSAATEKEMATMKEDFIKCKDDLAKSEAKRKELEEKMVSLLQEKNNLLLQVQADSENLCDAEERCEGLIKSKIQLEAKLKEVSERLEDEEEMNAELTAKKRKLEDESSELKKDIDDLELTLAKVEKEKHATENKVKNLMEELAGQDENMTKLNKEKKALQEAHQQTLDDLQAEEDKVNTLTKAKSKLEQQVDDLEGSLEQEKKIRMDLERAKRKLEGDLKLTQESLMDLENDKQQAEEKIKKKEFENSQLLSKISDEQAINNQLQKKIKELHARIEELEEEVEAERAVRAKIEKQRSDLARELDEISERLEEAGGATAAQIEMNKKHEAEFLKLRRDLEESTLHHEATTAALRKKQADSMAELGEQIDNLQRIKQKLEKEKSELKMEIDDLASNMETVAKAKVNLEKMCRSLEDQLMELKTKNDENMRQISDLSNQRARFQTENAELSRQMEERESLISQLTRGKQGFTTQIDELKRMIEEETKAKNALAHSLQSARHDCDLLREQYEEEQEAKAELQRCLSKANSEVALWRNKYETDAIQRTEELEEAKKKLAQRLQEAEEQIEAVNSKCASLEKTKQRLQNEMEDLMVDVERSNSLAATLDKKQRNFDKILAEWKQKYEESQAELEGTQKESRSLSTELFKLKNSYEEALDHLETVKRENKNLQQEISDLTEQLGESGKTIHELDKFKKQVETEKYDMQAALEEAEASLEQEESKILHAQMELNQMKAEVDRKSAEKDEEIDQMKRNHQRVLESMQATLDAEVRSRNDALRVKKKMEGDLNEMEIQLNHANRQAAEAQKHLRNIQGQLKDAQIHLDESVRGQEDMKEQVAMMERRTALMQAEIEELRAAVEQTERSRKVAEQELIDASERAGLLHSQNTSLLNTKKKLEADVTQLHCEIEEAVQEARNAEEKAKKAITDAAMMAEELKKEQDTSAHLERMKKNLEVTVKDLQHRLDEAENLAMKGGKKQLQKLEARVRELENELEAEQKRSTEAIKGVRKYERKIKELTYQSEEDKKNNIRLQDLVDKLQSKMKAYKRQAEEAEEQANVHMARFRKVQHELEEAEERADMAESLANKMRAKSREIGSKAQEGQGE, encoded by the exons ATGAGCACCGATGCTGAGATGGCCCAGTATGGGCCGGCAGCTATCTATCTCCGGAAACCTGAGAAAGAGCGAATTGAGGCTCAGAACCGTCCGTTTGATGCCAGAACAGCCTGCTTCGTGCCCGAACCCAAGGAGCTGTACATCAAAGGTGTCGTCCAGAGCAGAGAAGGTGGCCAAGTCACCGTGAAGACCGAAGCTGATGAG ATTGTAACAGTTAAGGACGAAGATTGTCTTCCCATGAATCCTCCAAAGTACGACAAGATCGAGGACATGGCCATGATGACGCACCTCAACGAGCCCTCTGTGCTGTTTAACCTCAAAGATCGTTATGCGGCGTGGATGATTTAT ACCTACTCTGGGCTCTTCTGTGTCACTGTGAACCCTTACAAGTGGCTGCCAGTTTATGACCCACAGGTGGTGGCAGCCTACAGGGGGAAAAAGCGCATGGAGGCCCCGCCAcacattttctctgtctctgataATGCATATCAAAATATGCTTACag ATCGTGAGAACCAGTCTGTCCTGATTAC TGGAGAATCTGGTGCAGGAAAGACCGTCAACACCAAGCGTGTCATCCAGTACTTTGCGACAATCGCAGTGTCCGGTGGTGACAAGAAGGATCACTCTGCTGGAAAAATCCAG GGGACGCTGGAAGATCAAATCATTTCAGCGAATCCCCTGCTGGAAGCCTTTGGGAATGCCAAGACTGTGAGGAACGATAACTCCTCAAGATTT GGCAAATTTATCAGAATTCACTTCGGAACTACAGGAAAACTGTCTTCTGCTGATATAGAAACTT ATCTGCTGGAAAAGTCCAGAGTGACTTTCCAGTTGTCTGAAGAGAGGAGCTACCACATCTTCTATCAGATACTGACCGGGCACAAGCCAGAGCTTATAG AAATGCTCCTCATAACAACAAACCCGTATGACTTCCCCATGATCAGTCAGGGGCAGATTTCTGTGGCCAGCATCAATGATATAGAAGAGCTGGTGGCCACGGAC ACTGCCATTGACATCCTGGGCTTCAGCAGTGAAGAAAAAGTCTCCATCTACAAACTGACTGGCGCTGTGATGCATTATGGGAACATGAAGTTCAAGCAGAAGCAGCGTGAGGAGCAGGCCGAGCCCGATGGCACTGAGG TGGCAGACAAAGTCGCCTTCCTCATGGGGCTGAACTCTGCCGACCTGCTGAAAGGACTCTGCTACCCCAGAGTGAAGGTGGGGAATGAATATGTCACCAAAGGTCAGACAGTCCCTCAG GTCGCCAATGCAGTCAGTGCTCTGGCCAAATCTGTCTATGAGAAGATGTTCTTATGGATGGTCATTCGGATCAATGAGATGTTGGACACAAAGCAGCCAAGGCAGTTCTTCATCGGTGTGTTGGACATCGCTGGATTTGAGATATTTGAT TTCAACAGCATGGAGCAGCTCTGCATTAACTTCACCAACGAGAAGCTGCAACAGTATTTCAACCATCACATGTTTGTGCTGGAACAAGAAGAATACAAAAAGGAGGGGATCGACTGGGAGTTTATTGACTTTGGTATGGACCTGGCAGCCTGCATTGAGCTCATTGAAAAG CCAATGGGCATCTTCTCTATTCTTGAAGAGGAGTGCATGTTCCCCAAGGCCTCAGATGCTTCTTTTAAGAACAAACTCTATGACCAGCATCTTGGCAAAACAAGTGCTTTCCAGAAACCAAAGGTTGTCAAAGGCAAACCTGAGGCGCACTTTTCCTTGGTGCACTATGCCGGCAGCGTGGATTACAACATTAGCGGCTGGTTGGAGAAGAACAAAGACCCACTGAACGAGTCGGTGGTGCAGCTGTACCAGAAGTCATCAATGAAACTGTTGTCGTACTTGTATGCCTCTTTTTCCAGTGCAGAAGCAG AATCAGGTGGTGATGCTGGAGGAGGCAAAGGTGGAAAGAAGGGAGGAAAGAAGAAGGGAGGCTCATTTCAGACagtgtctgctgttttcagg GAAAATCTCGGAAAGCTAATGACCAACTTGAGGAGCACACATCCTCACTTTGTCAGATGCTTGATTccaaatgagattaaaaaaccAG GTGTAATGGACAACCACTTGGTCATTCACCAGCTGCGCTGTAACGGTGTGCTGGAGGGCATCAGGATCTGCAGGAAAGGATTCCCCAGCAGGATCCTTTATGCCGATTTTAAGCAGCG ATACAGAATCCTGAATGCCAGTGCCATCCCAGAGGGACAGTTCATCGATGGAAAGAAGGCTTCTGAGAAGCTTCTTGGTTCGATTGACATTGACCACACacagtaccggtttggtaccaCAAAG GTATTCTTTAAAGCTGGCTTACTCGGCACTCTAGAGGAGCTGCGAGATGAAAAGCTGGCCTCTCTTGTGACCCAGACTCAAGCTCTGTGTCGTGGCTATCTGATGAGAAAAGAATACAACAATTTAATAGCACAAAG AGACTGCATCTGGATTCTCCAGTATAACCTGCGCTCGTTCATGAATGTCAAACACTGGCCATGGATGAAgctgttctttaaaataaagcCACTTCTAAAAAGCGCAGCAACTGAAAAGGAGATGGCAACAATGAAAGAAGACTTCATCAAGTGTAAAGACGATCTGGCAAAGTCAGAGGCCAAGAGAAAGGAGCTCGAAGAGAAAATGGTTTCTCTGTTGCAGGAGAAAAATAACCTCCTCCTGCAAGTACAAGCT gACTCTGAAAATCTTTGTGATGCAGAGGAGAGATGCGAAGGTTTGATCAAAAGCAAAATTCAACTGGAGGCCAAACTCAAAGAGGTGTCGGAGAGGCTGGAGGACGAAGAGGAGATGAACGCAGAGTTGACCGCCAAGAAGCGGAAGCTCGAAGACGAATCTTCTGAGCTTAAAAAAGACATCGATGACCTGGAGCTCACGCTGGCTAAAGTTGAGAAGGAGAAACATGCTACCGAAAACAAG GTTAAAAACCtgatggaggagctggctgGTCAGGATGAAAACATGACCAAACTCAACAAGGAGAAGAAAGCTCTCCAAGAGGCTCATCAGCAAACACTGGATGACCTTCAAGCAGAGGAGGACAAAGTCAACACTCTGACCAAAGCCAAGTCTAAGCTGGAGCAGCAAGTGGATGAC CTTGAAGGTTCACTGGAGCAAGAAAAGAAGATCCGCATGGACCTGGAAAGAGCTAAACGGAAGCTCGAGGGGGATCTGAAGCTGACGCAGGAATCCCTCATGGACCTGGAAAATGACAAACAACAAGCTGAGGAGAAAATTAAGAA AAAGGAATTTGAAAACAGCCAGCTGCTCAGCAAAATTTCGGACGAGCAAGCTATAAACAACCAGCTCCAGAAGAAAATCAAGGAGCTCCAT gCTCGCATTGAAGAATTGGAGGAAGAAGTTGAGGCCGAGCGGGCGGTCCGAGCCAAGATCGAGAAGCAGAGGTCTGACCTCGCCAGGGAGCTCGATGAGATCAGCGAGAGGCTGGAGGAGGCCGGAGGAGCTACCGCCGCCCAGATCGAGATGAACAAGAAGCACGAGGCTGAGTTCCTCAAACTGCGGCGCGACCTGGAGGAGTCCACGCTGCACCATGAGGCCACGACGGCGGCTTTACGCAAAAAGCAGGCAGACAGCATGGCTGAGCTGGGTGAGCAGATCGACAACCTCCAACGAATCAAGCAGAAGCTGGAGAAGGAGAAGAGTGAACTGAAGATGGAGATTGATGATCTGGCCAGCAATATGGAAACTGTTGCAAAAGCAAAG GTCAACCTGGAGAAGATGTGTCGCTCACTCGAAGATCAACTCATGGAGCTGAAAACTAAAAACGATGAAAACATGCGGCAAATCTCTGACCTTAGCAATCAGAGAGCCCGCTTTCAGACTGAGAACG CCGAATTATCCCGACAaatggaagagagagaaagtctCATCTCCCAACTGACAAGAGGCAAACAGGGATTCACAACACAGATTGATGAGTTGAAACGAATGATAGAGGAGGAAACGAAG GCAAAAAACGCCCTGGCTCACAGTCTGCAGTCAGCTCGTCACGACTGCGATCTCCTTCGGGAGCAGTacgaggaggagcaggaggccaAAGCCGAGCTGCAGCGCTGTTTGTCTAAGGCAAACTCGGAGGTGGCCCTCTGGAGGAACAAATATGAGACTGATGCCATCCAACGCACCGAAGAGCTCGAGGAGGCAAA GAAAAAGCTTGCCCAGCGTCTGCAAGAGGCTGAAGAACAAATCGAGGCGGTGAACTCAAAGTGCGCCTCTCTGGAGAAAACTAAACAACGGCTTCAGAATGAAATGGAGGACCTGATGGTGGATGTGGAACGATCCAACAGCTTAGCTGCTACACTAGACAAGAAGCAGAGAAACTTTGACAAg ATTCTGGCTGAGTGGAAGCAGAAGTACGAGGAGTCTCAGGCTGAGCTCGAGGGAACTCAGAAAGAGAGTCGATCTCTGAGCACCGAGCTCTTCAAACTGAAGAACTCATATGAGGAAGCTTTGGATCATCTGGAGACGGTGAAGAGGGAGAATAAAAACCTGCAGC AGGAGATCTCAGACTTAACAGAACAACTTGGGGAGAGCGGAAAGACGATTCACGAGCTCGACAAATTCAAGAAGCAGGTGGAAACGGAGAAATATGACATGCAGGCTGCGCTGGAAGAAGCTGAG GCTTCCCTGGAGCAGGAGGAGTCGAAGATCCTGCATGCACAGATGGAGCTGAACCAGATGAAGGCTGAAGTCGACCGGAAATCAGCGGAGAAAGACGAGGAGATCGACCAGATGAAGAGGAACCATCAGAGAGTGTTGGAGTCCATGCAGGCCACTCTGGACGCCGAGGTCCGCAGCAGGAACGACGCTCTGAGGgtgaagaagaagatggaggGAGACCTGAACGAGATGGAGATCCAGCTGAACCATGCTAACAGGCAGGCAGCCGAGGCTCAGAAACACCTGAGGAACATTCAGGGGCAACTCAAG GATGCCCAAATCCACCTGGATGAATCTGTGAGAGGACAGGAAGATATGAAGGAACAAGTAGCCATGATGGAGCGCAGAACGGCCTTGATGCAGGCCGAGATCGAAGAGCTTCGAGCTGCTGTGGAGCAGACGGAGCGCAGTCGAAAAGTGGCTGAACAGGAACTGATCGATGCCAGCGAGCGCGCGGGACTTCTGCATTCTCAG AACACAAGCCTTCTAAACACCAAGAAGAAGCTTGAGGCGGATGTAACTCAGCTTCACTGTGAAATAGAAGAAGCCGTTCAAGAGGCCAGGAATGCCGAGGAGAAGGCTAAGAAAGCCATTACTGAT GCTGCCATGATGGCGGAAGAGCTGAAAAAAGAGCAGGACACCAGCGCTCACCtggagaggatgaagaagaacCTGGAGGTGACGGTGAAAGACCTTCAGCACCGATTGGATGAGGCTGAAAACTTGGCCATGAAGGGTGGAAAGAAGCAGCTTCAGAAATTGGAGGCTAGG GTCCGCGAGCTGGAGAACGAGCTTGAAGCCGAGCAAAAACGTTCCACTGAGGCCATCAAAGGAGTCCGAAAATATGAGAGGAAAATCAAAGAGTTAACCTATCAG TCCGAGGaagacaagaaaaacaacattcGGCTGCAGGATTTGGTGGACAAACTCCAGAGCAAGATGAAAGCCTACAAGCGACAAGCTGAAGAAGCT GAGGAGCAGGCCAATGTGCACATGGCCAGATTCAGGAAGGTTCAGCATGAGCTGGAGGAGGCCGAGGAGAGAGCTGACATGGCCGAATCTCTGGCCAACAAGATGAGAGCCAAGAGCCGTGAAATAGGCTCGAAG GCCCAGGAGGGACAGGGCGAGTAA